From Palaemon carinicauda isolate YSFRI2023 unplaced genomic scaffold, ASM3689809v2 scaffold118, whole genome shotgun sequence, the proteins below share one genomic window:
- the LOC137635362 gene encoding uncharacterized protein: MLSPCVQSHPNLQQQANLTTTPEPTTTTANLTTTSEPTTTTANLTTTSEPTTTTANLTTTPEPTTTTANLTTTSEPTTTTANLTTTSEPTTTTANLTTTPKPTTTTANLTTTSEPTTTTANLTTTSEPTTTTANLTTTSEPTTTTANLTTTSEPTTTTANLTTTSEPTTTTANLTTTSKPTTTTANLTTTSEPTTTTANLTTTSEPTTTTANLTTTSEPTTTTANLTTTSEPTTTTANLTTTSEPTTTTANLTTTSEPTTTTANLTTTSEPTTTTANLTTTSEPTTTTANLTTASEPTTTTANLTTTSEPTTTTANLTTTSEPTTTTANLTTTSEPTTTTANLTTTSEPTTTTANLTTTPEPTTTTSAAPSCDYSQFESSHTMLLQPQSSLQQQK, from the exons ATGCTTTCACCCTGC GTACAATCACACCCGAACCTACAACAACAAGCAAATCTTACAACCACAcccgaacctacaacaacaactgcgaatctcacaaccacatcggaacctacaacaacaactgcaaatcttaCAACCACAtccgaacctacaacaacaactgcaaatcttaCAACCACAcccgaacctacaacaacaactgcgaatctcacaaccacatcggaacctacaacaacaactgcaaatcttaCAACCACAtccgaacctacaacaacaactgcaaatcttaCAACCACACccaaacctacaacaacaactgcgaatctcacaaccacatccgaacctacaacaacaactgcgaatctcacaaccacatcggaacctacaacaacaactgcgaatctcacaaccacatccgaacctacaacaacaactgcgaaTCTCACAACCACATCCGAACCTACAACAACTACTGCGAATCTCACAACCACAtcggaacctacaacaacaactgcgaatctcacaaccacatcaaaacctacaacaacaactgcgaatctcacaaccacatccgaacctacaacaacaactgcgaaTCTCACAACCACATCCGAACCTACAACAACTACTGCAAATCTTACAACCACAtccgaacctacaacaacaactgcgaatctcacaaccacatcggaacctacaacaacaactgcgaatctcacaaccacatctgaacctacaacaacaactgcgaatctcacaaccacatctgaacctacaacaacaactgcaaatcttaCAACCACAtccgaacctacaacaacaactgcgaatctcacaaccacatcggaacctacaacaacaactgcgaaTCTCACAACCGCAtcggaacctacaacaacaactgcgaaTCTCACAACTACAtcggaacctacaacaacaactgcgaatctcacaaccacatctgaacctacaacaacaactgcgaatctcacaaccacatcggaacctacaacaacaactgcgaatctcacaaccacatctgaacctacaacaacaactgcgaatctcacaaccacacccgaacctacaacaacaacatcagctgCTCCTTCCTGTGATTATTCTCAGTTCGAAAGCAGCCACACCATGCTTCTACAACCACAGTCGAGCCTCCAACAACAAAAGTAG